A genomic window from Hyla sarda isolate aHylSar1 chromosome 10, aHylSar1.hap1, whole genome shotgun sequence includes:
- the LOC130293465 gene encoding enolase, whose translation MSILKIHAREIFDSRGNPTVEVDLYTSKGLFRAAVPSGASTGIYEALELRDNDKTRYLGKGVSKAVEHINKTIAPALVGKNVSVVDQEKIDKLMLEMDGTENKSKFGANAILGVSLAVCKAGAAEKGVPLYRHIADLAGNPEVILPVPAFNVINGGSHAGNKLAMQEFMILPVGASSFKEAMRIGAEVYHNLKNVIKAKYGQDATNVGDEGGFAPNILENKEALELLKTAINKAGYPEKIVIGMDVAASEFYRDGKYDLDFKSPDDPSRYISPDQLADLYKSFVKDYPVVSIEDPFDQDDWPAWTNFTGSVGIQVVGDDLTVTNPKRIEKAVAEKACNCLLLKVNQIGSVTESLQACKLAQTNGWGVMVSHRSGETEDTFIADLVVGLCTGQIKTGAPCRSERLAKYNQLLRIEEELGSKARFAGKNFRKPVFN comes from the exons ATGTCCATCCTTAAGATCCATGCAAGAGAGATTTTTGACTCCCGTGGTAACCCCACTGTGGAGGTTGACCTGTATACCTCAAAAG GTCTTTTCCGTGCTGCAGTACCTAGTGGAGCCTCCACCGGTATCTATGAAGCACTTGAGCTCCGTGACAATGACAAAACACGTTACTTGGGAAAAG GTGTCTCTAAAGCCGTTGAGCACATCAATAAAACCATTGCACCAGCACTGGTTGGAAAG AATGTAAGTGTTGTGGATCAGGAAAAGATTGACAAACTAATGCTTGAGATGGATGGAACTGAGAACAAGT CAAAGTTTGGTGCCAATGCCATCCTCGGAGTGTCTCTGGCAGTGTGCAAGGCTGGTGCTGCTGAAAAAGGAGTTCCTCTGTATCGTCATATTGCTGATCTGGCTGGAAACCCAGAAGTCATTCTTCCTGTTCCT GCATTCAATGTGATCAATGGTGGATCTCATGCTGGCAACAAGCTTGCTATGCAAGAGTTCATGATCTTGCCTGTTGGGGCTTCTTCTTTCAAGGAGGCCATGCGTATTGGTGCAGAAGTTTACCATAATCTAAAGAATGTGATCAAAGCCAAATATGGCCAAGATGCCACCAATGTTGGAGACGAGGGTGGCTTTGCACCCAACATCCTTGAGAATAAGGAAG ctcTGGAACTTCTAAAGACTGCTATTAACAAGGCTGGATACCCAGAGAAGATTGTGATTGGAATGGATGTGGCAGCTTCTGAGTTCTACCGTGATGGAAAGTATGACTTGGACTTCAAGTCCCCAGATGACCCCAGCAGATACATCTCCCCTGACCAACTGGCCGATCTATACAAGAGCTTTGTTAAAGATTATCCAG TTGTTTCCATTGAAGATCCATTTGACCAGGATGACTGGCCTGCATGGACTAACTTCACTGGCAGTGTAGGGATCCAGGTAGTAGGAGACGACTTGACTGTGACCAACCCCAAGAGAATTGAGAAGGCTGTTGCTGAGAAGGCCTGCAACTGTCTACTTCTGAAGGTCAACCAGATTGGCTCTGTTACCGAATCTCTGCAGGC ATGCAAACTGGCTCAGACCAACGGCTGGGGAGTTATGGTCAGTCATCGATCTGGAGAGACTGAAGACACCTTCATTGCTGATCTTGTGGTTGGCCTCTGCACTGGACAG aTAAAAACTGGTGCTCCTTGTAGATCTGAGAGACTTGCTAAATACAACCAACTGCTCAG AATTGAAGAGGAGTTGGGATCCAAGGCTCGTTTTGCAGGCAAAAACTTCAGGAAGCCAGTCTTCAACTAA